In a genomic window of Methanosarcina horonobensis HB-1 = JCM 15518:
- the fen gene encoding flap endonuclease-1, protein MGTDIGDLLQKRKIELSDLSNRVVAVDAFNTLHQFLSIIRQKDGSPLVNSDGKVTSHLSGLLYRTASLVEAGVKPVFVFDGKPPEMKSGTLNRRKEIRESSREKWENAKAEGDLEAAYKYAQASSKVDQDIVEDSKYLLGIMGIPWIQAPCEGEAQAAHIVLKKDADCVASQDYDSFLFGAPAVVRNLAATGKRKLPGKSVYVDVELEMIELEETLEALGINRDQLIDIAICVGTDYNKGLEKVGPKTALKLIKKHGNIHAVLREKGVEIEAVDNIKELFTHPDVTDDYEIKWSKPDSEKLIKFLCEENDFSVDRVEKASERLKAASGARQKTLDQWF, encoded by the coding sequence ATGGGTACGGATATAGGAGATCTGCTCCAGAAAAGAAAAATAGAACTTTCTGACCTCTCAAACCGGGTGGTTGCAGTTGATGCATTTAACACACTGCACCAGTTTTTGAGCATTATTCGCCAGAAGGATGGAAGTCCTCTGGTTAATTCGGATGGAAAAGTAACCTCTCATCTCTCCGGGCTGCTCTACAGGACAGCCAGTCTGGTTGAAGCGGGTGTAAAACCTGTTTTCGTTTTTGACGGCAAACCCCCCGAAATGAAATCCGGGACTCTGAATCGAAGGAAAGAAATCAGGGAATCGTCGCGGGAAAAATGGGAGAATGCAAAGGCAGAGGGGGATCTTGAGGCTGCCTATAAGTATGCTCAGGCTTCTTCAAAAGTTGATCAGGATATTGTTGAGGATTCCAAATACCTCCTCGGTATAATGGGCATTCCCTGGATACAGGCTCCATGTGAAGGAGAGGCGCAGGCTGCCCATATTGTCCTTAAAAAAGATGCCGATTGTGTTGCTTCCCAGGACTACGACTCTTTCCTCTTCGGAGCTCCGGCTGTTGTCCGCAATCTGGCTGCTACTGGCAAACGCAAGCTCCCTGGAAAGAGTGTGTACGTTGATGTCGAACTTGAAATGATTGAACTTGAGGAAACCCTGGAAGCTTTGGGTATTAACAGGGATCAGCTTATTGATATCGCAATCTGTGTGGGTACTGATTATAACAAAGGATTGGAGAAAGTGGGCCCCAAGACAGCTCTCAAGCTCATTAAAAAACACGGGAACATTCATGCCGTGCTCCGGGAGAAAGGGGTGGAGATTGAAGCTGTGGACAATATAAAGGAACTTTTTACCCATCCTGATGTTACAGATGACTATGAAATCAAGTGGAGTAAACCTGACTCCGAAAAACTCATTAAGTTCCTCTGCGAGGAGAATGATTTCTCTGTGGACAGGGTAGAAAAAGCTTCAGAACGCCTTAAAGCAGCTTCGGGGGCAAGGCAGAAAACTCTTGACCAGTGGTTCTGA
- a CDS encoding presenilin family intramembrane aspartyl protease PSH, which translates to MSSSEHSLKDYLPILSMAGLILIVQILALLLSMPMETNEMQAFEDPTQVSNSIYYIVMILIFTLFVLIAIKKNMKWIISLFIYLAIVSTLYYVFFALFTLVPSLSGFEDILSILISIGLTVLLYKYPEWYIIDILGVCIAAGVSALIGISLSVIPVVILLVLLAVYDAISVYKTKHMITMAEGVMDLKLPILFIIPKHSDYSFIKESFKGGEKREAFFMGLGDAVMPTLLVVSANVFIENGGLSYPVLGAMLGTLAGHIFLSILVMRGKPQAGLPFLNSGAILGFFAGVLLSGASIL; encoded by the coding sequence TTGAGTTCCAGCGAACATTCACTTAAAGATTATTTACCGATCCTTTCTATGGCAGGATTAATCCTGATAGTACAGATTCTTGCCCTGCTTTTGTCAATGCCGATGGAAACTAATGAAATGCAGGCTTTTGAGGACCCCACACAGGTTTCCAATTCAATTTATTATATCGTAATGATCCTGATTTTTACGCTTTTTGTCCTGATAGCGATAAAGAAAAACATGAAATGGATCATCAGCTTATTCATATATCTCGCTATAGTAAGTACTCTATATTATGTGTTTTTCGCACTTTTCACCCTGGTTCCTTCTCTCTCAGGTTTTGAAGATATTCTTTCAATCCTGATATCTATAGGGCTGACAGTCCTGCTTTACAAATACCCTGAATGGTATATAATAGATATTCTTGGAGTCTGCATAGCAGCTGGAGTCAGTGCCCTGATAGGAATTTCCCTTTCCGTTATCCCTGTAGTAATCCTTCTGGTACTCCTTGCAGTCTATGATGCAATCTCAGTATATAAGACAAAACATATGATAACCATGGCTGAAGGTGTGATGGATCTTAAACTTCCCATTCTTTTCATAATTCCAAAACATTCGGATTATTCGTTTATTAAAGAAAGTTTTAAAGGAGGAGAAAAACGCGAAGCCTTTTTCATGGGCCTCGGCGATGCAGTTATGCCCACCCTGCTGGTAGTCTCCGCAAACGTATTCATTGAAAACGGAGGATTATCATACCCTGTACTCGGGGCAATGCTTGGAACTCTTGCAGGACACATATTCCTTTCTATCCTGGTAATGAGAGGAAAGCCTCAGGCAGGGTTGCCCTTCCTGAACTCAGGAGCAATTCTCGGTTTTTTTGCCGGAGTCCTGCTTTCTGGGGCCTCAATCCTGTAA
- a CDS encoding beta-ribofuranosylaminobenzene 5'-phosphate synthase, translated as MIRITTPCRLHVTLIDMNGEIGRMDGGAGLTLSSPNIKVTAEEADEIQIEGLQGFADRMKKAAEALLPAGKGIKIEVKELIPAHVGFGSGTQSALAAAAAVNELYGLGKSIRELAFTVKRGGTSGIGVAAFEKGGFIVDGGHRFKDKGVFLPSAASRVPPGPVLFREDFPDWDIVIAIPNEKGMHDQEEIDVFKKFCPLPIEEVREVAHMVLMKMMPAVIEGDIESFGAAVNHVQTVGFNKRESLIWPGFVKDIASLMRSRSYGAGVSSFGPVVYAFMDNREEGKQLQTEVQKMLDESVGGVTMMTRAKNSGAEMSRSDY; from the coding sequence ATGATCAGAATAACCACGCCCTGCCGGCTCCACGTAACACTTATCGATATGAACGGCGAGATAGGAAGAATGGATGGAGGAGCAGGGTTGACCCTTTCCTCCCCCAACATAAAAGTTACTGCAGAAGAAGCTGATGAAATCCAGATAGAAGGACTGCAGGGGTTTGCTGACCGCATGAAAAAAGCCGCAGAAGCCTTGCTCCCTGCAGGGAAAGGAATCAAAATAGAGGTAAAAGAGCTGATTCCTGCCCATGTGGGTTTCGGATCAGGCACCCAGTCTGCCCTTGCTGCAGCGGCAGCTGTGAACGAACTTTACGGGCTTGGAAAAAGTATTAGAGAGCTTGCATTTACAGTAAAAAGAGGAGGAACCTCAGGTATAGGAGTAGCCGCTTTTGAGAAAGGCGGATTCATAGTCGATGGAGGGCACAGGTTCAAAGATAAGGGAGTTTTCCTGCCTTCTGCTGCCAGCAGGGTGCCGCCCGGGCCTGTACTGTTCAGGGAAGATTTTCCTGACTGGGATATAGTCATCGCGATCCCCAATGAGAAAGGCATGCACGATCAAGAAGAAATCGATGTGTTTAAGAAATTCTGTCCCTTACCGATAGAAGAGGTCAGGGAAGTCGCACACATGGTGCTCATGAAGATGATGCCTGCAGTAATAGAGGGGGACATCGAAAGCTTCGGAGCTGCGGTAAATCATGTCCAGACAGTTGGTTTTAACAAAAGAGAGAGTCTAATCTGGCCTGGCTTCGTTAAGGACATTGCCTCTTTGATGCGCAGCCGGAGTTACGGAGCTGGAGTAAGCTCATTCGGTCCCGTTGTTTATGCTTTCATGGATAACAGGGAAGAAGGAAAGCAGCTTCAAACAGAAGTTCAGAAGATGCTTGACGAGTCAGTTGGTGGAGTCACAATGATGACTCGAGCCAAAAACAGCGGAGCAGAAATGTCCAGATCTGATTATTAA
- a CDS encoding cation diffusion facilitator family transporter: MQLTQLGPGNSREEHSHSHAHGVVDPELLSTDRGLSAVKWSFTGLIITALFQILVVWISGSVALLADTIHNFGDAATAIPLGFAFLLSRKRPDNRFTYGYGRAEDLAGLLIVFLIFLSAAVAAYESVSRLISPQPVDFLWAVAAASIIGFLGNELVAKYRIRIGKEIGSAALIADGYHARADGFTSLAVLFGALGVWLGYPLADPIIGLLITVAILHIVWDAGKSVFSRMLDGVDPDIVDEIRQIVSQVKDVKDITEVRVRWLGHRLYAEVNIAVDSGLSVKEGHEIAVNVRHTMLHGLDYLSNAVVHVDPLGASGEIFHRLPEHELNAPHDNSH, from the coding sequence GTGCAACTGACACAACTTGGACCAGGGAATTCAAGGGAGGAACATTCACATTCTCACGCACACGGAGTTGTGGACCCTGAACTTCTTTCCACGGATAGAGGTCTCTCTGCTGTTAAATGGTCCTTTACAGGTCTGATAATAACTGCGCTTTTTCAGATTCTTGTTGTCTGGATTTCGGGAAGTGTAGCTCTTCTTGCAGATACCATTCACAACTTCGGGGACGCCGCAACTGCAATCCCCCTGGGTTTTGCTTTCCTGCTCTCCAGAAAAAGACCTGATAACCGTTTTACATATGGTTACGGCAGGGCAGAAGACCTGGCAGGCCTATTAATTGTTTTCCTTATCTTTCTCAGTGCCGCAGTCGCAGCTTATGAATCGGTCTCCAGGCTTATTTCCCCTCAGCCCGTTGATTTTCTCTGGGCAGTAGCTGCAGCTTCAATTATTGGCTTTCTGGGAAATGAACTTGTAGCAAAATACAGAATCAGGATTGGAAAAGAAATAGGGAGTGCTGCCCTTATCGCCGACGGATACCACGCACGGGCAGACGGGTTTACGAGCCTTGCCGTACTCTTCGGAGCCCTTGGTGTCTGGCTGGGTTACCCTCTTGCAGATCCGATAATAGGACTTCTGATTACAGTTGCAATTCTGCACATAGTGTGGGACGCAGGCAAATCCGTCTTTTCCCGCATGCTTGACGGGGTTGACCCGGACATTGTTGACGAAATCCGCCAAATAGTCAGCCAGGTAAAAGATGTGAAGGATATTACAGAGGTAAGGGTGCGCTGGTTAGGACACAGACTTTATGCTGAAGTGAACATTGCAGTAGACTCCGGTCTCTCTGTTAAGGAAGGGCACGAAATCGCAGTAAATGTGAGGCACACGATGCTTCACGGACTGGATTACCTTTCAAACGCAGTTGTGCATGTAGATCCTCTGGGGGCATCGGGAGAGATTTTCCATCGGCTTCCGGAACACGAACTCAATGCTCCTCATGATAATTCTCATTGA
- the atwA gene encoding methyl coenzyme M reductase system, component A2, with product MPVFIEVKNLTVDFDGLKALKNVNLSINEGEVVGILGKSGSGKTILMHVLRGTESFENISGEVIYHLARCEKCGYIERPSRVGQKCPVCGETLDEFEADFIKLSLYDPIRKDITKRIAIMLQRTFALYGDERVLVNVINSLNEIGYKGNDAMKKAVELLEEVNLSHRMMHVARELSGGEKQRVVLARQLVRNPLLLLADEPTGTLDPMTAKLVHEAIINAVKNYNMSMVLTSHWPEVIEKLADKAILLENGEVIQEGNPLEVSAIFMQSASMVRQEKNSLVGEPIIRVRDLSKRYISVDRGVVRAVDNISFDVKEGEIFGLVGVSGAGKTTTSKILMGILPPTSGEVEVRVGDEWVDMTKLGVENKGRATKYMGFLHQEYGLYTHSSVIDNLTESISLDLPFELGVRKAIITLKAAGFDENKAKAILPKMTDEMSEGERHRIALAQVLIKEPRIVIMDEPTGTMDPITKIAVTNSILKAREEIGETFVVVSHDMDFVNEICDRVALMRDGKIVDIGKPKTVLTQLTEEEKIQAAEEI from the coding sequence ATGCCAGTATTTATTGAAGTTAAAAACCTAACTGTAGACTTCGATGGTCTCAAAGCCCTGAAAAATGTAAATTTAAGTATCAACGAAGGGGAAGTCGTTGGAATTCTGGGAAAAAGCGGATCCGGAAAAACAATCCTGATGCATGTGTTGCGCGGGACCGAATCTTTTGAGAATATCTCAGGTGAAGTAATTTATCATCTGGCCCGCTGTGAAAAGTGCGGATATATAGAACGTCCGAGCAGGGTAGGCCAGAAGTGCCCTGTGTGTGGAGAGACACTTGATGAATTTGAAGCTGATTTCATAAAACTTTCTCTTTACGACCCTATAAGAAAAGATATCACCAAACGCATTGCTATCATGCTCCAGAGAACTTTTGCCCTTTACGGGGACGAAAGAGTTCTGGTAAACGTCATAAACTCCCTGAACGAAATCGGGTATAAGGGAAATGACGCCATGAAAAAAGCGGTTGAACTCCTTGAAGAGGTGAACCTGAGCCACCGCATGATGCATGTGGCAAGGGAGCTGTCAGGGGGAGAAAAACAGAGGGTTGTGCTTGCAAGACAGCTTGTAAGAAACCCGCTTCTCCTCCTGGCCGATGAACCTACGGGTACTCTTGACCCCATGACTGCAAAACTGGTCCACGAAGCTATTATTAATGCCGTTAAGAACTACAACATGAGCATGGTACTCACCTCTCATTGGCCCGAAGTAATTGAGAAACTGGCAGATAAGGCAATCCTGCTTGAAAACGGGGAAGTCATCCAGGAAGGAAACCCTCTTGAAGTTTCAGCGATCTTCATGCAAAGCGCATCCATGGTCAGGCAGGAAAAGAACTCTCTGGTAGGTGAACCTATTATCCGGGTAAGGGACCTGTCAAAACGCTATATCTCAGTAGACCGTGGTGTGGTAAGAGCTGTGGACAATATATCTTTTGATGTCAAGGAAGGAGAGATCTTCGGACTTGTCGGAGTAAGCGGAGCAGGCAAGACCACGACTTCAAAAATCCTTATGGGGATTTTACCACCCACGTCAGGAGAAGTCGAAGTCCGTGTAGGAGACGAATGGGTGGACATGACAAAGCTGGGAGTTGAAAACAAAGGCAGGGCAACGAAGTATATGGGATTCCTGCACCAAGAATACGGACTTTATACCCACAGCTCTGTAATAGACAATCTTACAGAATCCATCAGCCTGGATCTTCCGTTCGAACTCGGGGTTAGAAAAGCCATAATCACCCTCAAGGCTGCCGGGTTTGATGAAAACAAGGCAAAAGCTATTTTACCCAAAATGACCGATGAAATGAGTGAAGGGGAGCGGCATAGAATTGCACTTGCACAGGTTCTGATCAAAGAGCCAAGGATCGTCATTATGGACGAGCCAACAGGGACCATGGACCCGATCACAAAAATCGCGGTAACAAACTCTATCCTTAAAGCCAGAGAAGAAATAGGAGAGACTTTTGTTGTTGTTTCCCACGATATGGACTTTGTAAATGAGATCTGCGATCGTGTTGCACTTATGCGCGACGGAAAGATCGTAGATATAGGGAAACCAAAAACCGTGC
- a CDS encoding class I SAM-dependent methyltransferase, which produces MNTKINWNEVWKERMELQSKTQMNTDCTNMWKNKKNAKRFWEMSRENNGRIEKTLTGMALTPESRVLDIGAGPGSLAIPLAERVTHVTAVEPAEGMMEILKQNIESHGIRNINCVYKDWESVEAESDLCPPYDIVFASYSLGMKDIRASIQKMIDVSSGYIYLYWFAGDTSWDVHSRNLWPILHGCEYSQGPKADILYNILYDMGIYPHINVFPFEHKNRFENLEEAIEHFKPQYAAFSPEQEEILKSYLQEVLEEENGALMQKGRSTRVKIWWKVSSF; this is translated from the coding sequence ATGAACACCAAAATCAACTGGAATGAAGTCTGGAAAGAGAGAATGGAGTTGCAGAGTAAGACACAGATGAACACTGACTGCACAAATATGTGGAAAAACAAAAAGAACGCAAAACGTTTCTGGGAGATGTCCCGGGAAAATAATGGCAGGATTGAAAAAACTCTGACCGGGATGGCTCTTACTCCGGAGTCAAGAGTCCTTGATATCGGGGCAGGCCCCGGAAGCCTGGCAATTCCTCTTGCTGAAAGGGTTACACATGTAACAGCAGTCGAGCCTGCAGAAGGCATGATGGAGATCCTGAAACAAAATATAGAGAGCCATGGAATCAGGAACATTAACTGTGTCTATAAAGACTGGGAATCTGTTGAAGCGGAGTCTGACCTCTGTCCTCCATATGATATCGTGTTTGCATCTTATTCTCTGGGCATGAAAGATATCCGTGCCTCAATCCAGAAAATGATTGATGTATCTTCGGGATATATTTATCTCTACTGGTTTGCAGGAGATACCTCCTGGGATGTACATTCTCGAAATCTCTGGCCTATCCTGCATGGGTGCGAGTACAGTCAGGGCCCAAAGGCAGACATCCTTTATAATATACTCTATGACATGGGAATCTATCCCCATATAAATGTCTTTCCTTTTGAGCATAAAAACCGTTTTGAAAATCTCGAAGAAGCCATTGAGCATTTTAAACCCCAGTATGCTGCTTTTTCTCCTGAGCAGGAAGAGATTCTCAAGTCCTATCTTCAGGAGGTGCTTGAGGAAGAGAATGGGGCTTTAATGCAGAAAGGAAGGAGCACAAGGGTGAAAATCTGGTGGAAAGTCTCTTCTTTTTAA
- a CDS encoding acetate uptake transporter, with the protein MSQEVSRDVMNISDVKIKDLTANPAPLGLMGFGMTTVLLNIHNAGFYPMDAMILSMGFFYGGIAQIIAGLMEWKKGNTFGTTAFTSYGLFWLTLVGIVLLPKSSESYTTLAPGSFPFAAYLFMWGVFTLFMFVGTLKGTKALSVVFLALAVLFFLLAAGNYSGNAAILRVAGYEGIFTGAAAIYTALGQVLNEAYGKKIVPL; encoded by the coding sequence ATGAGTCAAGAAGTTAGTAGAGATGTTATGAACATTAGTGATGTAAAAATAAAGGATTTAACCGCAAACCCCGCTCCTCTGGGTTTGATGGGTTTCGGAATGACAACTGTGCTTTTGAATATACACAATGCCGGCTTTTATCCGATGGATGCAATGATCCTCTCCATGGGTTTCTTTTATGGTGGCATAGCTCAGATCATTGCCGGACTTATGGAATGGAAGAAAGGTAACACTTTCGGAACTACAGCTTTTACCTCATACGGGCTGTTCTGGCTGACTCTGGTTGGAATTGTTCTGCTCCCAAAATCTTCGGAGAGTTACACAACCCTGGCTCCCGGTTCATTTCCTTTTGCCGCATACCTCTTCATGTGGGGAGTCTTTACCCTTTTCATGTTCGTAGGCACGCTGAAAGGCACAAAGGCTCTTTCTGTGGTTTTTCTGGCTCTTGCAGTCCTGTTCTTCTTACTTGCTGCCGGAAATTACTCAGGCAATGCAGCAATACTGAGGGTTGCAGGTTATGAAGGAATCTTTACAGGAGCTGCCGCAATCTACACAGCCCTTGGTCAGGTACTGAATGAGGCGTATGGGAAAAAGATAGTTCCTCTCTAA
- the gpmI gene encoding 2,3-bisphosphoglycerate-independent phosphoglycerate mutase produces the protein MTQARKPLMLMILDGWGYREAEEGNAILAARTPNLDRLLKECPWCFLETSGEAVGLPEGQMGNSEVGHLNIGAGRVVYQDLTRINVSIRNGDFFKNPVLLDAISNAKLNDSSLQLMGLVSYGGVHSYMTHLYALIKLAQEKGLKKVYIHVFLDGRDVPPKAGLADVKELDAFCKENGSAKIATVQGRYYAMDRDKRWERTKLAYDALTLGVAPYTAPDAETAVSEAYARGETDEFIKPTVVTDPEGNPETVIQDNDSIIFFNFRPDRARQLTWAFVTDDFEGFVREKRPEVHYVCMAQYDENLDLPIAFPPEELTDVFGKVLSDQGLVQLRIAETEKYAHVTFFLNGGQEKCYEGEDRCLIPSPKIATYDLKPEMSAYEVTDEVIRRIQSGRYDVIILNFANMDMVGHTGIFEAAVKAVETVDNCVGRIVDALKKAGGAALITADHGNAEQMENPHTGEPHTAHTSNPVRCVYTGNGEVKALENGKLSDLTPTLLDLLGIQKPEEMTGKSLIIKE, from the coding sequence ATGACTCAGGCAAGAAAACCTCTTATGCTGATGATCCTTGACGGCTGGGGCTACAGGGAAGCCGAAGAAGGAAACGCTATCCTGGCAGCCAGAACCCCGAACCTTGACCGCCTGCTTAAAGAATGTCCATGGTGCTTTTTAGAAACTTCCGGGGAAGCCGTAGGCCTGCCGGAAGGTCAGATGGGAAACTCTGAAGTTGGTCATCTGAATATAGGGGCAGGAAGAGTTGTTTACCAGGATCTTACAAGGATAAATGTCTCTATCAGAAACGGAGACTTTTTCAAAAACCCTGTTTTGCTGGACGCAATTTCAAACGCAAAGCTCAATGATTCAAGCCTGCAGCTCATGGGGCTTGTTTCTTACGGAGGCGTTCACAGTTATATGACCCATCTTTATGCCCTTATCAAACTCGCACAGGAGAAAGGGTTAAAAAAAGTATATATACATGTTTTTCTGGATGGGAGAGATGTTCCTCCTAAAGCCGGTCTTGCTGATGTTAAGGAGCTTGATGCTTTTTGTAAGGAGAACGGGAGCGCAAAGATTGCGACAGTACAGGGGCGTTACTACGCAATGGACAGAGATAAACGCTGGGAAAGGACAAAACTCGCCTATGATGCCCTGACTCTTGGAGTCGCCCCATATACAGCCCCAGATGCAGAAACAGCAGTTTCTGAAGCTTATGCCAGAGGAGAAACTGATGAGTTCATAAAACCCACTGTAGTCACCGACCCTGAAGGAAATCCTGAGACAGTCATACAGGACAATGATTCAATAATCTTTTTTAATTTCAGGCCCGATAGGGCAAGGCAGCTCACATGGGCTTTTGTAACAGACGACTTTGAAGGTTTTGTACGGGAAAAACGCCCGGAAGTTCACTATGTCTGCATGGCACAGTATGATGAAAACCTGGACTTGCCTATTGCATTCCCACCTGAGGAATTAACAGATGTGTTTGGCAAAGTATTGAGCGATCAAGGGCTTGTCCAGCTTCGAATTGCCGAAACCGAGAAATACGCACATGTGACTTTTTTCCTTAACGGCGGGCAGGAAAAATGCTATGAAGGAGAAGACCGCTGCCTGATTCCCTCACCAAAGATTGCAACATATGACCTCAAGCCTGAGATGAGCGCATATGAGGTTACGGATGAGGTCATAAGGAGAATTCAGTCGGGAAGGTATGATGTAATCATACTTAACTTTGCAAACATGGACATGGTAGGGCACACAGGAATTTTTGAAGCTGCAGTAAAGGCGGTTGAGACCGTTGATAACTGTGTGGGCAGGATTGTAGATGCTCTGAAAAAAGCAGGTGGAGCAGCACTTATAACTGCAGACCACGGAAACGCCGAACAGATGGAAAACCCGCACACAGGAGAACCGCATACAGCGCATACTTCTAACCCTGTAAGATGCGTTTACACAGGAAACGGCGAAGTAAAAGCCCTGGAGAACGGAAAATTGTCAGACCTTACCCCAACTCTCCTGGACCTTCTTGGGATCCAGAAACCCGAAGAGATGACAGGCAAATCATTAATAATAAAAGAGTGA
- a CDS encoding HAD family hydrolase: MARRIAVVFDSAGTLLHMYRVAKDPSTGIILENIESTAIVAKKNGCGLVALNTEKEIILRSKREMSLFEFIREYRVSIGVSCSKGQFTPDIAYEVIKGASLFMGDVHDVLKAVTARCPDSIYLAAGLIVDSEARKIPYVLSTGGQVFSKTLQTVQILQTMEVDTYIASGDRMSALAQLAELINIPIERVFAFADSFMKEKVVLELKSRYEKVIMVGDGINDILALRAADVGIMTVQQGDKRPEELRQAADVVLDDIIKVVDVVKGI, from the coding sequence ATGGCCAGAAGAATCGCAGTGGTCTTTGACAGTGCCGGAACTCTTCTACACATGTATAGAGTTGCAAAAGATCCCAGTACAGGGATTATTCTTGAAAATATAGAGAGCACTGCCATTGTCGCAAAGAAAAACGGTTGCGGCCTTGTAGCTCTTAATACAGAGAAAGAAATAATCCTGCGCTCAAAAAGGGAGATGTCTTTATTTGAATTTATAAGGGAGTATAGAGTTTCAATAGGTGTAAGCTGTTCAAAAGGACAGTTTACCCCGGATATTGCGTATGAGGTCATAAAAGGAGCTTCCCTCTTTATGGGAGATGTGCATGATGTTCTCAAAGCAGTTACAGCCCGTTGCCCTGACAGTATTTATCTTGCGGCAGGTCTGATAGTAGACTCGGAGGCAAGAAAAATACCCTATGTGCTCAGTACGGGAGGGCAGGTATTCAGCAAGACTTTGCAGACCGTTCAGATACTTCAGACCATGGAAGTTGATACATATATAGCATCCGGAGACAGGATGTCTGCCCTTGCTCAACTTGCGGAGTTAATAAATATCCCAATAGAAAGGGTCTTTGCTTTTGCGGATTCCTTTATGAAGGAGAAAGTTGTGCTTGAACTCAAAAGCAGATATGAGAAAGTAATTATGGTAGGGGATGGAATTAATGATATCCTGGCGCTCAGGGCAGCAGACGTGGGAATAATGACAGTCCAGCAGGGAGATAAAAGACCGGAAGAACTCAGGCAAGCAGCAGATGTGGTACTCGACGACATAATAAAAGTTGTGGATGTGGTAAAAGGAATATAA